A window of Solanum stenotomum isolate F172 chromosome 9, ASM1918654v1, whole genome shotgun sequence genomic DNA:
CTAGGAAAATTTCCTATCTCCGTCTTCattacttttttgattttttgattaatatgattattttaCTATAGTACCATAAAATTTGATGTATAGTTTTATGTCTTGAAAGATAAGTAACTAGTATTGAGGGTaaaacattaatttaagaaaaaatctatttttagaATACTGAACGAGTAAAGTTAAGTGAATGGAGggaatattaaataattaataactatgGTCACATTATCATGCATTGAATTCTGCTTGTTCACTAATTCACACAAATATTCATCACATATGAAGATTGACATTTTACTCTCAAACCCACTGTTCGATCACAAGCTTTCAATCACAAGTTAAATAACTATAATATAAACATCTTCCAATGGACTCCTGTTGTTGGGATAGGGCACAGGGGAATTAACAAGTTAAATTAAAggataaataaagaagaagggTATTTTCGATATGGAgggaaaaaactattttatggtatagtttaatttttttttctacttgacGGGTAATTCAAATTCATAATGTATGTAATAGTTAGCAAAGAGTGAAAATTGATCTTATAATTTAGTTTAGGTGTGGTGATTAGCTcattgataattttattttgagtgTCTAAATAATCAATTATTAGTTTCTGGTTTTACTTACTAGTTTAGTTaccaaattttaatataatgtaTGCATGCATTAATATGTTGAGAAAGGGTGTGATTTTCCTTGGAAGAAATAAAGAGCTAATAGAAATATGTCCCTGTCTAGTATTAATAGCAAGTTAGTTTAATATTGCTTCCTCCGTTTACTATTACTTGTTCAATATCGattttatgtaccatttaaaAGAGCGACAAATAAAATGACAattctttgaatataataaattcaacaTTTTAATAATGACTATATAGTTAATAATAAGGATAGATTATGATATAACTAAAAGataaattatgtattaattttttaaattgaacaaataaaagtgatCGAGTATCTATTTGTACCATAGTGAACAAGTAAATGAACGGAGGAGtaatttatatatcaatattgAAAAGCTTTTTATGGTGTTTTAAACCTTGTTTTCTCTGTCCTAATATATATGATCAAGTATCTATTTGTAGTATGGTAATGTACATGCATTTCACCATGACCTTAATTTCCTCATGAATTAAGGGGAGATTAGAGGGGTTATGAGGACACTAGCTCCAACATAAATGCTTTGATACACAAATTCATGAAGCACTGGTGTAATATATTGGGATATATTTGAGGTAGACaaattatgtattatttttattttaatataacgTTACTTGAGCTGAGGTTCTttgcttttttttatttgataatagttTATCTATCTCTATGATGTAATGGTAAGATCTGTATACACTCCAACAGACTTTATTTGTGAGATTACACTAGGtatattatattagttattgGTATAATATGAAGTTTTACATAGTCAACTGTTATATGAGagagaaataattaattaattaataaattgtcTCATTTTAGTGTATATTTGGCTGTTGTACTAGCTAGTTCTGGCCAGCAATCGATCGGCAGAAACAGATGAACTCATAGTCAAAAGTGAACAGAGAAAGACAAGGATTAAGGAATAAAGAATATCTCAGTTCTGGTTATGTTAACATGCACgttaattaaaattaagatCAACCAACTAGGGTTGtcgtggagtggtaagtactctttTATCTTTAACCAGATGCATGTCTCAAATTCGAGTTCCCCTGAGTGTAGAGTCACCCTTTAACTTGacctcattttatatttatgtcctACAACTTTGGGTGtacacaaatagacacttaacttgtataaagttaaacaacTAGATACATGAGTcatacatgacataatacacatgGGACACCACGTAAGATAAAAATTACcatgtaggatgccatgtaggacgTATGTGtcatttgttcaactttatacaagtttaagtgtctaattgtgcacacccaaaattgaATAACATAAATGTGCATTGAAgacaagttaaagggcatatttttgtattatacCGATTAGCATGAGTTGGTATTCGAATGATTAAATCATTTGCCAAATCGATTTAATGAATTTACCAacgaattatttttttgataattcgGGGGTAAATCTCATATTAGTAAGGCTTATTCTAGTCACTAGTGGTACCATTTGAGAATTAGACACCACACTAAGTCGTCTCTATTCAATTTTCACCGCCCCCTACCCCCcctacacacacaaaaaaaaaggaccTCTAGTGGGGTAGCACTATTTTGAGTGAAGTTCCAACTAGCTAGGAGCCTAAGACCATGAAGTTCAtgcaaatcattttttataacgAAAAAATTACATCTTACATATAAGAATAACATATTTTGTATGCGTTTTTCAGCTCTCAAAAAGAGAGAGACCTGAGATTACAGAGGAAGGTATTCGGTTCAAAAAAGATACGGCAGTCAGAACAGCTTCAGTCCAAAATTGACTAAGGACAGAAGCAAGCTACAAGCCTTAGCAACCATTTTCTTTACTGTTTCATTTATTTACTTCATATTGTGAAGCTTTTTAGTGAAATTTTTTGGCTTCACCTCTGTTGAGATTAATTAGTTTTAgtcttaattaattatgtgaaaTGGATGTATGCAGTTAGTTAGAATAATGACCGAACAAATTAGTTAGAGATAGTTAGACGAATAGTCTATTAGTTAGTTAGATTTTTGTATTGACATACACATGTATATATACAGGACAAAGGAAGAAATGGAAGTCAGTTTTTCTCTTTTCCAAAATTACGATTCATTCATCTTCTTCACATGCTCTCTTCAGTTCACTTGTAGAAGCTCCATTAATGGAGTCTTCAATTAATCACACTCAactttaacatggtatcagagccaatgCTCTCCTTTCTACTTCAAATTCCGCTAGATTAGTACTTTTTCTAGTCGATCACATCATCTCTCGATTAGAAGTTCACAATTCTCGATTCTTCTCTTCAAattcttctcctcttcatttTCAGCTTTGGCTATCTCTGTTAATCCTTTGTCAATCTCATGGATCAAACTACGAATCAAATTCCAGTTCAAATTCGGGCTCCACAAGCCATTGATTTCAGTGACCCCTTATACATGCATCCATCGGAGAATGCCGGATCTACAATCACTCCAGTACCTTTTGATGGAACAGGATATTGATCCTGGAGGCGTAGTGTCCTTCGAGCCCTCTCTGTGAAAAATAAGTGGGATTCATCAATGGAAAAGTTCAAAAACCAGATCCAAATTCATCCATATTTGCTCAGTGGGAATGCTGCGATGATATGGTGACTTCATGGATACTCAATTCACTGTCAAAGGACTTAGCTGACAGCCAGCCGTATGTTAACAATGCAAAGGAATTGTGGGAGGAATTAGCCGATCGATACGACCAAACAAATGGTGCAAAGCTATTTCAGCTTCAACAAGAGATCAACGACCTCGTGCAAGGAAATTTGGATATCACAGGATACTATACCAGACTCAGACGACTTTGGGAAGAACTCTCTACTTTGGATGCTAACACTCAGTGTACTTGTCTGTGCAGTTGGGGTGGTAAGATTAAAATGCACAAGGCAGAGCAAAATCGTTGGCTCATTCAATTCCTAATGGGACTAAACGAGGTGTACACTGTGATGTGAGGCAGCATTCTAATGATGAATCCACTGCCATCTATGGCACAGGCTTTCTCCATTCTAGTTCAAGATGAAAAACAAAGAGAGGTCAAGCTATCCACTCGTATGAGTTTGGCTTCCACCTCTTTCAATGATTCCACATCTCTTGTCGCTGCTTTTGGGAGTAACAATTTCAAGACAAACTATTCCCAAAACAGACACACaaaccaatttcaaaactacaacaggaacaacacCTATCCAATTTCGGATGTTAACAAAGCCAACTTGTTTTGTGACTATTGTAAGAAAACTGGTCATATAGAGGCAAAATGGTACAGAAAACATGGTTTTCCACCAAACTTCAAGTTCACTAAGGGTAGGAACTCAGGATCAGCAGCTATTGCACACTCGAACTGTGAGATGCAGACTGATCCAAGCCAAGGAACTCAAAGGTTGACTTAATACCAGTATGATCACTTGGTGAAACTGCTCGAGAATACTCAGATACAAGGAATAGATGGGAGCACTAAGGAATCTATGGGAAATATTATGGATGGAGCTGTGAACTTTGCAGGTATTATGGCTTGTCACTCCTCTATTAATGAAATTGGTAATCTCTCATGTAGTTGTTCCAAACTTAGTGCTGAATCTTGGATTATAGACTCTGGTGCCTCAAACCACATGACTTATAATTAAACATTGCTCACCAACATCAAACCTCTACATTACCCTTTCCTAATTACATTACCAAATGGCTATAGAGTTAAAGTGACAGAAATTGGAGATGCACATTTGAATTCAACACTGACTTTATTCAAAGTATTGTTTATACCCACTTTCAAGTTCAATGTTATCTTAGTACATTGTTTAGCTTCTCATCTCAAAAATACAGTCAGTTTCAATGTTGTTTCATGTTTTATGCAGTGCCCTTCACTGAAGATCCCTCTGGTGATTGGTAAAGCAAGAAATGGTCTTTATTTCCTGTGTTCAAAATGTCACAAAGATGATCCTCCTACTGTTTCATATGTGTCTTCTAGTTGCTGTCATCTGCAGTCTCTGAATAAACAAGCATTACATCTTCCTGCTTCTTCTGTAAAATGTGTCCATCCAAGTAATAAAAATGTTTGTTGTAATACAAATTCCTCTGTCATTTCTGCTGATATTTCTGCACCatgtcattctttttctttgtgtACATCCCATGAAGATGGTTTTGATTACTTGTGGCACACCAGGCTAGGACATGTTCCTTTTGTTAAGATGAAAGGCATCCAGACCATACCTGTAAAGTTCTCACCAAAACAACCTTTCTTGTGTACCATTTGTCCTATGGCCAGACAGGCAAGATTGCCATTCCCATCCAACACCACCATTTTTTCAACCAAAAACTTTGACCTCCTTCACATAGATTTATGGGGGGCATACCATACACCAACCCatgacaactataaatatttcatcacaaTAGTTGATGATTGTAGCAGGTCAACTTGGACTCAATTGATCAGTTGCAAAATTAATGTTTTACAGACCATAAAGGCATTTACATCCttagttgaaaatcagtttaaCACCAAAATTAAGGCCATTAGAACTGATAATGGTCTTGAGTTTGTCAACAAAGAAACCACTATGTTTTTGCAATCCAAAAGGATTATACATTAAAGAACTTGTCCAtacacaccacaacaaaatgatGTGGtagaaagaaaacacaaatacCTACTTGAAGTTGCAAGAAGCCTTCTGTATCATTCAAAACTTCCCATGAGATATTGGGGAGAATGCATTTTAACTGCAACTTATATAATTAATAGACTGCCTTCTTCAGCCAtctaaaacaaaactctttttcAAATCCTATACCAGAAACAACCTACATATTCACATCTAAGATCTTTTGGATGTCTTTGTTTTCCAAGCACCCTTAAACATCACAAGGATAAATTTGAACCACGAGCCACTCCCCATGTTTTCATTGGATACCCTTTCAACACAAAAGGCTACAAAGTACTAGACCTGACCACCAAGCAGATACATGTTTCTAGGGATGTATTGTTTCATGaaaatgtttttccttttgtttttacttttcctgaTTCCAATTTTAGTTCTGTACCGAGACATCTCAATTGTAACAATAATTTGTTTCATTCCTCAAGCAACACTTTGAATAATACACATGATTTAAATGAAAGCATCTCAACTAATGTCACAAACAACAATGCTGATGTAGCCAACATACAACATACCACAGGAAACTTGTCTGATGAGACCATTTCAACACCATGTTCACCAGGACCAACCAATGCCTCACCTCATTCAGAAACCCCTTGTTCAACTCAACCCGTTACAACTACCCATTTCCATTCACATCTTCCACCCGAACCTAGATGGACAAGTAGAATTCATTCTGTGCCAAGATACCTTCATGAATACAAATACACCTTACCTAACCTACAACTTCAATCTCCATATCACCACCATGATACCACTTCCCAACAACATGTCTCACTCACTAGTTTTAATCCAGAAAGTCAGCAGCTAGTTAGGAACATCAGTCATGAATTCTGCTTGGCAATCAGCAATGACTCTTGAGTTTGAAGCCTTACATGCTAACAATACTTGGGATTTAGTTCATCTACTTGCAGGTAAAAGGGCAATTGGTTGCAAATGGGTCTACAAAATCAAGCACAAGGCTGATGGAACTGTTGAGAGGTTCAAAGCTAGACTTGTGGTGAAGGGTTATACTCAGCAGGCTGGGATTGACGATACTGAAACATTTTCCCCAGTAGTTAAGATGACTACTGTGAGAACTTTGATTAGTTTAGCAGTAAAGAAGGGCTGAGACTTATACCAACTAGATGTGAACAATGCATTTTTGCATGAAGACCTAAATGAAGAAGTTTATATGGATCTCCCAAAAGGACTTCAAGTTAATGAAAAGGGACTTGTTTGCAAGTTAAATAAGTCtttatatggattgaaacaGGCCAGCAGACAATGGTATGAGAAACTGGCAAAAGCACTGTACTTAAGAGGTTATTCACATTCCACCAGTGACTATTCTTTGTTCTACAAAAGGGACAGATCATCTGCAGTTTTTGTAGCagtgtatgttgatgatataatacTGACAGGAACTAACTTAGCTGAAATCACATCTCTGAAATCCTTTCTAAATGACCAGTTCAAAATTAAGGATTTAGGAAAACTACACTATTTTTTGGGCTTGGAAATTCTCTATAAACAGGATGGTGTGCTCATTACACAGAGAAAGTTCACTACAAACTTAATCATAAATCAAGGAATATGATTGTCTCCATTATAGTCCAACATCTTCTCCCTTTGAtgcttttgaaaaattgaagtcACAAGAAGGCACTGTATTGCAGGATCCAACATACTATTGGAGGTTGGTAGGGAAGTTGAATTTTCTCACAAACACCAGACTAGATATTGCATTCAGTGTGCAAGACCTCAGTCAATTCTTACAAACACCAAGAACCTCATCTGAGAGCTGCTTTTCATGTGCTGAGATACTTGATAAATGATCCTACACTAGGAATTTATTTGTCCAAAGAACCTGACTATGCCATCACTGCCTATTGTGATTCAGATTGGGCTGCATTCCAGGAGATCAGTAAGTGGATACATAGTACTCATGGGGAACTGTCCTGTAAGCTAGAAATCAAAGAAGAAAACGACTGTCTCACCTTCTTCAGCAGAGGCAGAATACAGAGCAATAAGAAAAGTGGTTGGAGAGTTAGTTTGGCTCAAGCGTTTACTTCATGAGATGGGAGAAGGAGCTTCCTAACTAATATCAGTCTTTTGCGATAGTCAGGCAACCATACATATTGCAAAGAACCCCGTATTTCATAAGAGAACTAAACATATAGAGGTGGATTGTCATTTTGTTCGAGATAAGCTTTAAGAGGGACTTGTGACTCTTCATCACATTCCATCTGATGAACAATTAGCCGACGTCTTAACCAAAAGTCTCACTGGTCCTAAACATTCAGTTGTTTTGCACAAGTTGTCTGAAAGTATCTCCCTTCCAACTTGAAGGGGGGGGGGTGTTGAGATTAATTAGTTTTAgtcttaattaattatgtgaaaTGGATGTATGCAGTTAGTTAGAATAATGACTGAACAAATTAGTTAGAGATAGTTAGACGAATAGTCTGTTAGTTAGTTAGATTTTTGTATTGACATACACATGTATATATACAGGACAAAGGAAGAAATGGAAGTCAGTTTTTCTCTTTTCCAAAATTACGATTCATTCATCTTCTTCACATGCTCTCTTCAGTTCACTTGTAGAAGCTCCATTAATGGAGTCTTCAATTAATCACACTCAACTTTAACAACCTCTCTAGTTAGTCGttattagtttttttcttttctgaacAATTAATACACTTAGTTAAGGTACAAAATTGAAGGTTTTGAAgcaaattatattttgatattttgttgcAAATAATTCTGGAATTTAGAAGGAAGTTGGGCAGGAAAAAAGGACAAGTCAAGTCTAGGATTTCATTGAAGTGAACATATATTTATGAAGGACTTGGCTCATCTCCACTACACTTTCTCTCAATCTCCTCAGGTGCATATTTAGATTAGCGactagagccgtcaatatgggctaggcccgttGGGCCGGCCTGGCCTAACCCGTGATTTGATAGGGCTGAACTATGATTTTTGGagctcatttaaaaaaaaagctttttagCCCGGCCTGAATAAGTTTgtcgatttgtggggcttgagaaatatggatagggccagcccgtgggccaaataaaaattaattaaaaaataaaaataaaatagagtattaaaaataataggaGTCTACACTCAAAatctgtttaaagtttgaaacattacaatttaaatacaaattatttttataaaatatgtactacataaaataaagttcCTAAAATTTGAAGGGAATCACTACACATAGGCCATAGCCTATGGAATATTATCatagtttttgtattttattatgatcattggaaaacaattaggttaatatttctatttagctatttatgtttttacttgaaatcaaacttaataatattatatagataattttattagtgtatttgattaacaagtagtaacactagttgatatttatgataatatttttaaattataatttaatttaaaaaattataaaaaatatacttttaaaaaaagagggCTAGCCCGTAGCCCACACACTTGTGGACTGTGCCGGCCATTTTTTGGCCCACATAAAACATGGGCTAGCTCGACCTGACCCGTCAAATTGCAAAGCCTGTATGGGTTAGCCCGGATGGGGTGgactagcccatattgacggctctattAGTGACACATGTTTgtcatatataaaaatttaaggtctaaatttaatttaatttaacaagCCTCTTAGCCatagttaaaaaataagttagggAAAAATTCACTAATTTTGGCTCctcattaatataattaattattttcatgatatatGTTGTACATAtctattaatataattttcctaATCTAAAGTTAAGAATTCTCTCAGTTCTTTTTTATATCtgacaaaataaaatcatagaTAAAGATGTAATGAGATAAAACATGGGgtaaaaaaacatcaaaataattaagaaaaaagaaggaaccaactttatttttaaacataaattttttgTAAAACACTTTACAAATACTATTATACAATTTTTGTTTCTCTCCATTTGTTTTTCATTTCTAGCATAAATTTATTCTTCAAGTACTTGTCTTTttaatcaacaaaaaaataattttaatttttttcctgtCAAAGATAGTTTACAAGATTTTATCAAAAGTcaaatgaaaatataacattatatgTTAAAGTAATTTAGAAAGGATGATATGAAATTTGTCTTTTTTAATACTAAATTTCTAGAGAATATCGAGTATTAAAGTGTATTTTGTATCCTTTATGTTAAGGATATTCATGATttcatttgattaaatttttaaaaagaattaaatcaaattaattatataaatgaaATCAAAAAGTCTGGTTAATGCTAGCTCGCCCATTTTCTCTCTCTCGCTCTCAGTACTTCAATAAAGTCCCCACCGATGAGCCATTCGTACTGGTGGTTATCAGAGAGGGTGCACAAGTCATCCCAAAGTTTTATTCTAGTACTGAAGTCAGGGATCGCATAAATAGCAGaaaggggagggggggggggggggNGGGGGGAATTAGGGAGTACATTGACTAAGACATGGATACCTTGGGGAGTGATGGAAATATTATTCATCTTAAGAGAGTCGTCCTTCCACATGATGACTATTCCTCCAAACCGGTCATCCGCAGCGAACTGAATATGAGAATCAAACCTTAACTCATTAGTAAGGTGCTTGTGATCCTTCATCTTGGTTTTACGTAGGACTAGCATGGAGGGTTTGTGAGTTTTCACGAGCATATCACACAACCTTCTAAAGCTCGAGCTATTGGCTCATCTTGTGTTCCATATGATGAAATTCATTAGTGTCTTTGGTGTGGGTGGCTGATTCTGAAGGCCCTTTCCTTTCTTCACACGGGCTTACCCTGCTTGCTCCTTCAGTAGGTTTTGGGCTACAGTTGCTGTAACACCCTTTTCTCGTTTCTCAGGTTCCGCAAACACATACGGAGGTGTTTACGGAAGTAGGCTACTATCGCTGCACTGGTGAGGTTGTTAAACACTTTGAGCCATAATTTTTCCAAGACCATCATTTTTGTGTTTCGTCCCCAAGCATCACTAAGAGTTCCTCAAATTCTTGGGTGTTTTTTCTTAATGCTTCCGGTGATGTGGGTTCCTCTCCTTCTTTGTTTTGATTTTGCATTCCTACTCCTTGTTCGCAGCTCGTGTTCTGGGGATACAATATTGGGTGCTCCAATGGCATCCAAAGGACGAATATTGGGCTTTGGGAACTGGGGAGATATGGGAAGGAGGGGAAGAAGGGCTGACTCTAGAAATTCTATCCCATAAGATTGTTGAGGTCAGGCATTGACAACATATTGATATTTTTCACGAGTTGGGTTTGTCTCAGCGTTTGTATCCAGATCTGTGACCCTAGTCTCTCTATCGCATGATCCATACCCTCTTTGATTATTTGGACAAAGAAGGAAGGATCTTGGAGGAGGAGGACTATAGAGGTgctgatcttaggcatatttatatgcctagaaATCTAATAATGCCCATATTTAAGCTAAGTTTGAATTCAATATGTGTTTGTCTATAGTCTTATCAAATCTTTTGTGTGTTTATGAGCTAACCaacatgattagttgtgtagGTGAGCGTAATTTGTGAAATGAGCTCAAAAATGGACAGTGGGCCACACAAAATATCCAAGGCAAAAAGAAGCAAGGAAGAAATATGAAGAAAAGAATACCAAGGCAATGTCATAACCTCTTCATGTCGCGGAGAGAGGGTCTTAAACTAATTCGCGAGAGTTGATATTAGGTAGAGCCTTCCGTGTACTCTCCGCGTCGAGGAGATGTAGTATAATTGTGGTTGCGAAATTCAGTTTTGAGACAGAGTGGTCCGTGGCAAGTCTACGTCGcgaagaagagaaaagattcACAGAATAAAAGTTGAAGATGCCTCCGCGACGCGCCCCTGGGTTCCAGTTTTGGCCGTTTCGacttttagtataaataggtcattattttattatattacatattctttttttgggttttgaagAGCGACGACTTGGGAGAACGTTTTCACcctttttagggttctttcctaaactcttttctttttttatctctttatgTTCATTAAACATTGTTTGATCGATTCTTGATTATGAGTAGATAAATACCCTTGTTCTAGGGCTGTGGCTACAGgatgattgtaatttattaagTTTTCATTGGGTTAATGTCAATTATCATATGAATCTTTCTTATGTTCTTGCTTTCCATATTTCGTGACTGATCACTATTGAAATAAATACCTTGTCCAAATTGAACTCAAaagaggaataagaggatagaacgtGGGACATAAGGAGCATGATTAATTCTAAATAACTACAgttaatttgtatctaggatagggatatacctatACAGAAAGAAATCGTAATGCTCGGTACTTAATCCATCCTATCCCCGctaaacgatgtagttagggTGTTATTTATTGTAGGCGATTAAAGGTCGGTAGACCATGATTATACATTTAACCTTGTGATTCATTGATTCGATAGTTGATAATTACTCATATAAATGATATTGATTGCATGAATCTTGATAGAAACTGCATCCCTGGACTTTACCTAATCATTGTTTTTAAACCCTTGAAATTAAATCgcgtttgtatattttgttacaATCTTTGTATTAGAAACCAAATCACTTGGGAAATCTTGAATACACTTGTGTTTAGCTGAAAGTCAGAGAAATTGAGTGATTCTAAGGGTAAGTCCCTAGGGGTACGATACCCGACTGTTAAAAAGAACCACTTTAATACTTGAACGACCCCATGTACTTGCGTGTGCGATTTGgacgcaacaagtttttggcgccgctgccgaggACTTTAGAATTAggaattatttgatttttttatttctgaTGTTAAAAAGCAAGTGTTGACAAGTTGATCTTAGCATTTCATTATTGTAGGTTGTATTAGAACTTCAAACTGGACAACGATCAAGGATTGGTATCACCTCTAGTTGAACCGAAAAGATTTGTTCACTACCGGAGAAGGCAAAGACAACTTAATTATCCGGTCCCTCTTGTTGCTCGTGAACCAACATCTCCAGTAGCaagagttgaggaagaggaacCTGAAATAATGGCTGAGTTGAAAGTAAGAGACATGGCAATCCCACATCCCACCAATGTGACATCATGCATTCAGAAACCTAAAGCTGGTGGAAGGTTTGAATTGAAGTAGAGTATAGTGCAATTATTGCACACTAATGGACAGTTCACTGGTCTGTCGCACGAGGATCCAACAGTTCACATTCAGAGTTTTCTCGAGATTAGTGATACGTACACTTCAACTGGAGTGAATGTGGATTATGTGAGACTCACTTTATTCCCCTTTTCTCTGCTTGGGGAAGCAAAAAGATAGTTAATCTCAGACCTTATGAACTCAATTACCATTTGGAATGATCTAGCACAGAAGTAAATTGACGTTGATGAGTTGCCCACATCATCATCAGTCTAATGAGGTGTTAGTCCATACCTTCATTGAAGGATTGGAGCCTAACACCAAAATTCTACTTGATTCAGCTGCAGGTGGTCAGGCTTTGGAGAAGACATATGCTGAACTATTCACCTTGCTGAACAAGATCTCGCAGGGAAACCCTGAATGGAATGGAGAAGGGGTGAAACTGTGATTCAGAAAACTGTAGGTATGCTAGAGGTAGATATTGTGACTATCTTAACTGCATGGATTGCTGCTATGCAGAATATGATGAACACCCACTTCACCAATCTAGCACTGGGACAATAGTCCACACAGGTAAATGCAGTTCAACATCCACCATCATGGTGTGAGATCTGCGGAGGTGGTGACCATAGCGCAGAGGTATGTGGTCCAAACCCAGATTCTGTTAATTTTGTAGGAAATGCACAACGAGAAGGAGGCCAACAGAATTGTGAGAACTCTTATAACCCAAGTTGGCGCAACCACCCGAACTTTTCTTGGGGTGAAA
This region includes:
- the LOC125877298 gene encoding uncharacterized protein LOC125877298, with translation MAQAFSILVQDEKQREVKLSTRMSLASTSFNDSTSLVAAFGSNNFKTNYSQNRHTNQFQNYNRNNTYPISDVNKANLFCDYCKKTGHIEAKWYRKHGFPPNFKFTKGRNSGSAAIAHSNCEMQTDPSQGTQRVKVTEIGDAHLNSTLTLFKCPSLKIPLVIGKARNGLYFLCSKCHKDDPPTVSYVSSSCCHLQSLNKQALHLPASSVKCVHPSNKNVCCNTNSSVISADISAPCHSFSLCTSHEDGFDYLWHTRLGHVPFVKMKGIQTIPVKFSPKQPFLCTICPMARQTIKAFTSLVENQFNTKIKAIRTDNGLEFVNKETTMFLQSKRIIH